The Dehalococcoidia bacterium genomic interval TGTCCTGAACGTCCGCGGTAGCACACTCAACCGGATCCCCGACGACCTCTGGCAGCTGCTCAAGCCCAGCCTCATGACGAACGACTTCGGCAAGAGCCGCGGTCGAGCACACGACAAGGTCGGCCAGAGCTATCATCCGCAGCAGATTTGTGCGGGCCGATCGGTACGCAGGCACGTCGAAGGGATTGTAGAAGTGATTGTCGCAGAGGTCGAGGATAACCGCACCGCCAGCGGCGCGCAGGTCTCGGGCCAGCGCCTGGTCGTCTGGCCCGTACAGCTTCGAAAATACGACGCCGGTGTACCGAGAGCGGTCGCGCTCCTCATAGAGGGCGACGGGGAGACCCCGCGCTCTGAGAGCTTCTAGGGGAATCAAGCATCGATAACGTACACTGGCGACTCTGGGATCACGGAACTTCGGCTTCCAGGCCAGCACAGCCCTACCGGAACCGGAACCAGCCCATACGTCTGGTTGACGGCGTACCCACCGCTTCACGCTGAAAGCGTCGGTAAGGCGGCACCCAGGTCTGGCGAAGCCGCTCGTCGCGAGGAAGGTTGGCCAATCCTACCCACTTGGGGAGATCTGGACTGACGTGGCCGGCTCTGACCTCGCGATAGATCTCCTCGCTGCCGAGGAATCCTTCTGCCAATGCCTCCCTGACCATCGTGTACCACAGGTGACCATGCGGATTGCCGTCAGACACCCATGGCTGTGTTGGCATGTCAGTGTAATGCAGCAAGCGGGTCCGACCTGGTTCATACTTCTCCAGTGAATTCCACTCCGGCGGCAAACCTGCTGCGATACGGGACGGCGGCACGATGCAGAAGTCGTACATCAATTGCTTGTAGGTGTACCGGCCTTCGTCCAACCCCTTCACGATCTCGTCGATCCGCCATGATAACTTAGCGCAATCCAAAACCAGGACGCTGTACTGCCGGATGCGTCCGCTCGAGGTTGGGGCTTCGGCGCACACGACGTCGGCATCCCCCATCGGCCATTCCCACAGCCGAGTGATGTCGTCGAATACGAGCATGTCGGCGTCAAGGTAGATTGCCCGCCCTTGATAGCCGCACAGCGACGGGATGAGAAAGCGCGCGAACGAGAAGCCCGTCCGCGGGCGATTGGCCGGATCTTTGGGCGTCGGAACCGGTAGGTCGCACATTGGGACAAACTCGACTGTCATGCTCGCCGATCGTTTGATGCTGAACTCCAGCACCCGCGCCGCTAGCCTCTGGGTCCGGTCCGTCCCGACAAAGACACGAACAGGCGCTTCCTTGTGCAGAGGCGCGTAGAAGATGCCGCTCCGCATGATAGTCCGAGCGATCTGTTCGAACTGACGGTCGAACGACGGATGCTTGTTGGCGAGTAGGGTCTTGCCCTCGAGATC includes:
- a CDS encoding glycosyltransferase, producing the protein MKEVDLSGFYICSLNHVVRQHPVDLAHIIDIDVVDDCKDILEKHARTLVLPFFPHVRHDPTSKTIEDFIAEMPVLQALRRQGRLVWYNLSSAKRTVGSSPVIVARFFSAEAALNILVACGVNTVRSLGVDGGASYAASYKDLEGKTLLANKHPSFDRQFEQIARTIMRSGIFYAPLHKEAPVRVFVGTDRTQRLAARVLEFSIKRSASMTVEFVPMCDLPVPTPKDPANRPRTGFSFARFLIPSLCGYQGRAIYLDADMLVFDDITRLWEWPMGDADVVCAEAPTSSGRIRQYSVLVLDCAKLSWRIDEIVKGLDEGRYTYKQLMYDFCIVPPSRIAAGLPPEWNSLEKYEPGRTRLLHYTDMPTQPWVSDGNPHGHLWYTMVREALAEGFLGSEEIYREVRAGHVSPDLPKWVGLANLPRDERLRQTWVPPYRRFQREAVGTPSTRRMGWFRFR